The following DNA comes from Oikeobacillus pervagus.
TAATAATAATGGTGATACATAGAAAAAACATGATGGAAACGATGGCAAGTGAAGCGAAGATGTAGATGACACTTTTGCTAATGGTATCTAGACAGTTAATGATAGGACCACTCCCGAGAGGTTGTAGGATGGCAGCTGCAAATTTGTAAATGAGAGCAATAATGAGAATCTTGATTGCGGGAAATGCTGTCATAATCAATAAGATGGCTACGCCTGCAATGCCAACTGTATTTTTTAGCAATACCGATGCATTGACAACCGTATCTGCTGCATCGGTAAACATTTTTCCGATGACAGGCACAAAGTTCCCAGTAACAAATTTCGCTGTTCTCATTGCAACTCCATCCGTAACAGCTGTGGAGGTTCCTTGAACCGATATAACTCCTAGGAAAATGGTCATAAAAGCTCCAAGTATCCCGATGCTCCAATTTCTTAGTAGTTGGGCCAATTGGGTTACTTTATAATGAACGGATAATTGACTAACAATACTTAATAATGTGCTTAAAAATAACAAAGGCAACACAATATATTGAACGATCATCCCACTAGTATTCATGAGAAAAATAATCACTGGATGAAAGAAAGTGGCTGAAACAAATCCACCTGAAGTGGCAATTAATGCTAATAAAAAAGGGATTAGTGCCAATATAAAATGGATCATTCGTTCAATTGCATCTTCAGCATATTCCATCGCTGAGTGAAAACTATTTAAAGCCATAATAATTAACACAATAAAAACTATCGCATAGGCAATTTTGCTAATCGTTCCTTGTTCAAATGCATTTTGCAATGACTGTAAAAACATACAAAAAATCGTTAACATCATGATGGTTCCAAGGAGCTTTCCATTTAAAACAATTTCTTGAAAGGCGAATTTAATGATTCCTTTTACCCAACCTTCCATTGAAAATTGCTTTTCGCCTTTCATTAGTTCCATGAAAGACCCCTTCTGCATCTCAGGTAAATATCCACCATATTGGTCGATCATGTCTTCCCAATATCCTTTTAATTCCTCAATTCCTAAATCATCAAGTTGTTGCTCCACAAGTTGATCATCCTGATTGTTTTCCTTCGCTGAGAACTCTTCTGCTTGTACAATTTCTGGCCCTATACAAAACAGTAGTAACAAAAGCATTAATCGTGATATTTGCTGCATTGTTTTCACCACCATCAGCGAAAAGCTACTTATTTAGATGGAATCATCGAAATAACCGTTTCAATTAACAAGGTTAAAATGGGGATCGCCATGGCTAAAATGAGTATTTTCCCCGCTAACTCTACTTTTGCAGCCAATGCTCCCTGCCCCGCGTCTTTCGTAATTTGGGAAGCAAATTCAGCGATATACGCAATCCCGATAATTTTCAAAATCGTTTCAACATACATCATGTTCACATTGGCATTTTCTGCGATGCCTTTGATCATTTTGATAATTTCGTATATTCTATCTATTAAAAATAAAAAGATTCCACAACCGACAAAGAGGACGAGTAAAAAGGCAAAATTAGGTTTTTGTTCTTTTAAAATTAAGGTTAGAAAAACAGTTATAATGGCAATTCCAGCGATTTGAAGAATTTCAATGGCTCATCCCTCCCAATCAATGGAATAAAAAAACGGATTTAATTTTTTCGAATAAATCGTCAACGATTGAGGCTACCATAAAAAGAATATAAATGAAACCAAATAATGTCACCCATTGGGCATACTCCTTCTTCCCCACCTGATCAAGAATCGTATGTAAAAAAGCGACGACGATTCCAACACCAGCAATCTTAAAGATCACATCCACTTCAATCCCCATTTTCATTCCCCTCCATTTTTACAAAAGCAATATAATCAATAGGAGCCCGGATAAAAAACTTAAGCTTTTGATCATTTTTTCATAGCGAAGTTGGTTCTCCCTTGCATATTCCTCTTCTCTCTCCAGATAGGAAAGTGCAAGTAAAATTTGCTTTTGTTGAGTGATTCGATCATGTCGGCCAAGAGTTTCCCCAAATTGTTGCAAAATTTCAAAGTCTGTTGTTTTTAATGCTGTTTGATGTTTAATGTCAACCAAACTCATATCCCAGGCCGCTTTCACTGAAGTTTCAGTAGTTGTTAAATAATGAGTAAACTGATGGAACAATCTCGAAATAGGAACGGAAAGTTGATTGGAAATTTTCCGGGATGCTTCATGAAGTGGTGTGTGACCGTACATAATTTCCGCTTCTAATGTTTGAAGACCATTTTTTAATAACCGTAATTGTTTTGAACGCTCACTTAAATGTCTGGCCAATTCAAAACCGATCCATGTCGTGGTGATCAATATGATAGCTGCTCCTACTAATTTCATCATAGGGTGACACTCGCCTTATTCTGTATACATTCTCCGCTTGAATTTCGTATGGTGGCCGTAGGTTCCAAGCCTTCATGGCGATGAAGTTCCACATATCTTTCAATCATTCCACCTTGGACAATGTCCTGCAATAATGGTCTTTTTTTAATTTCTGATAATGATTCTCCATGTGTGGTCATGATGAGGGTGATTCCGGCATTAACGGCTTCCATAAT
Coding sequences within:
- the spoIIIAE gene encoding stage III sporulation protein AE; translation: MQQISRLMLLLLLFCIGPEIVQAEEFSAKENNQDDQLVEQQLDDLGIEELKGYWEDMIDQYGGYLPEMQKGSFMELMKGEKQFSMEGWVKGIIKFAFQEIVLNGKLLGTIMMLTIFCMFLQSLQNAFEQGTISKIAYAIVFIVLIIMALNSFHSAMEYAEDAIERMIHFILALIPFLLALIATSGGFVSATFFHPVIIFLMNTSGMIVQYIVLPLLFLSTLLSIVSQLSVHYKVTQLAQLLRNWSIGILGAFMTIFLGVISVQGTSTAVTDGVAMRTAKFVTGNFVPVIGKMFTDAADTVVNASVLLKNTVGIAGVAILLIMTAFPAIKILIIALIYKFAAAILQPLGSGPIINCLDTISKSVIYIFASLAIVSIMFFLCITIIITAGNITMMVR
- the spoIIIAD gene encoding stage III sporulation protein AD; protein product: MLQIAGIAIITVFLTLILKEQKPNFAFLLVLFVGCGIFLFLIDRIYEIIKMIKGIAENANVNMMYVETILKIIGIAYIAEFASQITKDAGQGALAAKVELAGKILILAMAIPILTLLIETVISMIPSK
- the spoIIIAC gene encoding stage III sporulation protein AC, whose amino-acid sequence is MGIEVDVIFKIAGVGIVVAFLHTILDQVGKKEYAQWVTLFGFIYILFMVASIVDDLFEKIKSVFLFH
- the spoIIIAB gene encoding stage III sporulation protein SpoIIIAB; this translates as MMKLVGAAIILITTTWIGFELARHLSERSKQLRLLKNGLQTLEAEIMYGHTPLHEASRKISNQLSVPISRLFHQFTHYLTTTETSVKAAWDMSLVDIKHQTALKTTDFEILQQFGETLGRHDRITQQKQILLALSYLEREEEYARENQLRYEKMIKSLSFLSGLLLIILLL